DNA from Plasmodium falciparum 3D7 genome assembly, chromosome: 8:
CACAAATGAAAGCTGTGATGGAAAATTACAATCGACAAACATCTGATCGATTTAAAGAATATGACGAAAGGATGAAAACTACACGTCAAAAATGTAAGGATAAATGTGACAAAGaaattcaaaatattattttaaaagataaattgGAAAAAGAATTGGCTGAAAAGTTTGTCACATTACAAACagatatacaaaatgatgCTATTCCCACATGTGTTTGCGAAAAATCTTTAGCAGATAAAACAGAAAAATTTTGTCTCAACTGTAGTAAAAATATGGGAGCGATTGCACCCTGGTGGGGGTTGGTCTGTGGTGTAGGGTATGCAGGATGGTCACATTATGTTCCTTTTGCTATTTCTAAAGCTGCTATGGACGCAGGTATGAATGTAGTTATTAATGTATTAAAACAATTGGGTGTACAGAAAGTAACTGCTGTAATATTCAAAGAAATTTCTAGTATAAACGATTTTACTAAAGTCGCAAAGCTTACTGATGTTATTTATACGGAATTGAAGGCGACCTGTGCGGCAAAGTCGTACACTGGTGATGGTGCTATTAGCGCAGATATATGTACGAATGTAATAAATGGTTCAACAGGTGGTTCTGCAGCGGAACGACTTGTATCAGGAGCGTCAAGAACAATTGCTCACAAAGCTCCACAAGCTGCTGAAGAAGCTGCTAAGGTTACTACCACGTATAAATCGATTACTAGTAGTTTAACTACTGCTATAACTGCTTCGATTATTGCAATAGtagttataattttaattatggtaattatttatttgattttacgttatcgacgaaaaaaaaaaatgaagaaaaaactacaatatataaaattattagaagAATAGATGTGATGTATTTGGTATTTTTTGATGTTAATAGGACGTTTGATACACATAAAGTTTTCCTTTGAATGTaccatgtttttttttcattataaacaattatataattttatatgtattgcgcttttttatataatttatttttctataattttatttatttatttatttttttttttaaaactcttttaattaataaacaatgtaatttttaatttatataaaatacttatacgtattataatatattatttttttaaaacataatgtaacgtatattttttaaatacctCATATGTTTTtcaaaggaatatatatcaaaaaaaacaataaaacttatgattattataattatgattattatgattatgattattatgattactattattataaatattttaagaaacatattattcaaaatattatatctatatttatataatttaaattaaaaccaataagtatattatttcaattcAGAATTATCTTCCTTAAGAAAcctatcatattatatattatgttatttatatttatttcataatatattttattattttttttaatttttttttattagaaataCTACTAATACAATGAATTCAAAAAATAGTCaacatataacaaaatataataattacacgtaatataacaaatagatacaatacataaaaaaaccaataaaaacacaaaaaacaaatcaaattaataaaaatagaacacaataaaaaaaagaataatgtatattttttattttaatataataatacactttttctttattttgcctttgtaatttttattatgttgttttatttagtataatatgtaaatattttttgtttatatatatatatatttatttgataatatgtatatatttatgagatataatttcatatatatttcataatttatattgttctttttaatttttttttaagtgttATTTGTTTCTATATTACGTATGCATTgatttattacattatatttttatatatattaagtggcaaaaaaagaaaaaaaaaaaaaaaatttgtttattaaatattttttcttctgtaaaatgttttccttttttgtttatatttatatttatatatttttttttttttttttttttttttggtattttttatatatatgaaatttatatgatatatttaaaatttttctttttttttttttttttggtattttttatatatatgaaatttatatgatatatttcaaatttttctttttttttttttttttttttattattttatatgtaaacacatttaggaaaaaaaaattataataataatttttatatatatatatatttttttttttttttttttaatataataaaaagtaaaaattataaaataaaaaataaaaatattaaatttttaaagtaCTGTTATcactaataaaattaatagttATACTGTTAATTACTActtctaataatattactattaatagtagtattaataacaataatacaaatagtaatatattattatattcaatgCGTTTCCAATagtttatgttttttaatttaaataattttaactattattgttatcatattaaatatatatatataatacaatataattatgatatatatatgtacatatatataatataatttgtaacactaaaaattaaatacaaaaaaaaaaaaaaatacacaaacaaaaaatataatataacatgaacaattaaaaaatataacataatacacaaatataaaatataatataatacacaaatcaaatataatataacatcaacaaataaaaaatataatataatgtacacaaaaaaaaaaattcaaagaaatatatatatacatacatatatatatatattatatatcccaTACATCTGCTATAGGATATTTCTCTTTCACCAATTTGGTATTTACATCCATTTCAATTTGTACTTTACTAGGAAcatccatattattactatccaCAGTTGATGTATCATGATCATCATTTacatcataataaatatcatcTTGCACATCATAATAAggttctttatatttttccagATCCTCCAAGATAGTATCCATGGAAGAATTATTAGGGTATGTATCCACGTAGGTGTCATCCACTTGGTTGGGGTTACTATCCACATATGTAAACTCATTTGTAGTTTTGGGATCATCCATATGTATTTGAATAGAAACGTCAGTATTTAACGTTTTGTTACTATCACTAGGGTGAGTGTTACCACTATGTGTCTCATTTTCCCactcttcttttaatttatctaaCAATTCctcttttttattgtttgtaTCCCACTGTTCGCACATATCTCTATGTCTATCTAACCATGTATGAAACAAATTTATTTGATTGAGTATAGGATCACTGTTTGTATTTTTTGCAACACTATATGTACTTGTACGTTTTGGATTATTTGTCccaaataattcattttcttttcttttcaacAATTCATCATAAATATCAACATTATGGTTACCACTTAACGTGTCATTAATTAAATCTATACCAGTATAGTTACCATTTTTATCACTCATTGGAATATCAACATTATTAGTACTCATAttaacattataattatattcttctCCAGTATATAAATCTCTATCATGAATAGAAGTAATAAAAGGTTTTTCTTCCATATTATCACGTGACATGGTAGGATGGGTATTATTATCCACATTATAACCTAACATATTTTGTTCTGTATTTGGTTCATTTTGTAACATATTAGATATAAAATCATCTTTCAATGTATTCCACTCATTATCACTAAATTTATTACTAGGTATACcatcattttgtatatcattTTGTGTATCACTAGGTGTGTTTTTACCACTAGCTGTTGTGTTGTTACCACTTTGTGTTTTACCACTAGCTGTTGTGTTTTTACCACTAGCTGTTGTGTTGTTACCACTAGGTTCTAGTACCACTTCTATCAACGTTTTATATTTAGGACTACCtggtacatatatatcattaatatccaATTCTTCATATTCACTTTCGGAAGATGAAGTAATATCACTATAATGATCGGTGTAACCACTATCTGTTCCACTATCTCCTTCAAGGTAAATGTATGTTTTGCCTCTGTATTTACCACTAGTATAAGGTATATATCTATTGGGTGAAAGTTTTGTCGGTATATCATAATCACCTTTGTGGATATCAAGTACACGTAAGAGGTCCACAGGAGATTTggtttttttctaaaaaaaaaatgaacatatatgtgtatgtatatatttatgtatgtatgtatgtaggTAGTTgtgggtatatatatatataatatatatatgtatgtgtaaaTGTGAATGTAGTtatgggtatatatatatataatatgtatatgtatgcgtatatgtatatgtgcatgtatttaatttaattttatttttttttatttaattaaattttttgtttttttatttttttttatttaattaaatt
Protein-coding regions in this window:
- a CDS encoding rifin, translated to MKIHYINILLFVILLNILINDQRNHKNTTHHTPKISTTRLLCECELYAPSNYDNDPQMKAVMENYNRQTSDRFKEYDERMKTTRQKCKDKCDKEIQNIILKDKLEKELAEKFVTLQTDIQNDAIPTCVCEKSLADKTEKFCLNCSKNMGAIAPWWGLVCGVGYAGWSHYVPFAISKAAMDAGMNVVINVLKQLGVQKVTAVIFKEISSINDFTKVAKLTDVIYTELKATCAAKSYTGDGAISADICTNVINGSTGGSAAERLVSGASRTIAHKAPQAAEEAAKVTTTYKSITSSLTTAITASIIAIVVIILIMVIIYLILRYRRKKKMKKKLQYIKLLEE